A genomic stretch from Larimichthys crocea isolate SSNF chromosome XXII, L_crocea_2.0, whole genome shotgun sequence includes:
- the vezf1a gene encoding vascular endothelial zinc finger 1 isoform X1 has product MEPSWSTFLFQQANEALHHQHQVAQNSLLPLLNAGAEQVDQKPVLPIQIDQKPPTSAADLLKDNVASGGGGRPLVPVIKKEHKGKTPFVCGYCNKAFRDSYHLRRHESSHTGIKMVSRPKKTAQTAPTMVPMISTMPRENNGHPSYISTVAGILSTATTSVSSSIMTSSAMGNVPQQNIPKKPAKPVKKNHGCEMCGKAFRDVYHLNRHKLSHSDEKPFECPICQQRFKRKDRMTYHVRSHDGGVHKPYVCSVCGKGFSRPDHLSCHVKHVHSSERPFKCQVTACTSAFATKDRLRSHMIRHEGKVTCSICGKMLSAAYITSHLKTHGQTNFNSCNKEGNEVCNSASATPVTVSAPITTAMNRGNINHPVTIAAQMNISTNTVNITSPVSLQHPVTITGPVNIASVNIPVSAPMNIAHPVAITTPMPMNMGGPLNIAMRPVDSMSFLSQVLPSSPPW; this is encoded by the exons ATGGAGCCGAGCTGGAGTACGTTTCTTTTTCAA CAGGCAAATGAAGCCCTCCACCACCAGCATCAGGTGGCCCAGAACAGCCTGCTGCCACTCCTTAATGCAGGAGCTGAACAAGTTGACCAGAAGCCTGTCCTGCCCATCCAAATAGACCAGAAGCCCCCCACCAGCGCCGCTGATCTCCTCAAAGACAATGTGGCCAGCGGAGGCGGCGGGCGGCCACTAGTGCCTGTCATAAAGAAGGAACACAAAGGCAAAACGCCTTTCGTCTGTGGCTACTGCAACAAGGCCTTCCGCGACAGCTACCACCTGCGACGCCATGAGTCCAGCCACACCGGTATTAAGATGGTGTCTCGGCCGAAGAAGACCGCCCAGACGGCCCCCACCATGGTACCCATGATCTCCACCATGCCGCGAGAGAACAACGGCCACCCTTCCTACATCTCCACGGTAGCGGGCATTCTCTCGACAGCGACCACCTCCGTTTCCTCGAGTATCATGACGTCGTCCGCGATGGGCAACGTGCCGCAGCAAAACATCCCCAAGAAACCCGCCAAACCCGTCAAGAAAAACCACGGTTGTGAGATGTGTGGCAAGGCCTTCCGCGACGTCTACCACCTGAACCGCCACAAGTTGTCCCATTCGGACGAGAAGCCCTTCGAGTGCCCCATCTGCCAGCAACGCTTTAAAAGGAAGGACAGGATGACCTACCATGTTCGCTCTCATGACGGGGGAGTCCACAAGCCCtatgtatgttctgtgtgtgggAAAGGCTTTTCCAG gCCAGACCACTTGAGCTGCCATGTGAAGCATGTGCATTCCTCAGAAAGGCCGTTTAAATGTCAAGTAACG GCCTGTACCTCTGCTTTCGCCACCAAAGACAGACTCCGTTCCCACATGATCAGGCATGAAGGCAAGGTCACTTGTAGCATCTGTGGGAAGATGCTGAGTGCAGCCTACATCACCAGCCATTTAAAGACTCACGGACAGACCAACTTTAACTCCTGTAACAAAG aaggtAACGAAGTCTGCAACTCTGCCTCAGCTACACCTGTGACCGTTTCTGCCCCCATCACCACGGCGATGAACCGGGGCAACATCAACCACCCTGTGACCATAGCCGCACAAATGAACATTAGCACCAACACAGTCAACATCACGTCTCCAGTCAGCCTCCAGCACCCGGTCACCATCACCGGGCCCGTCAACATTGCCTCCGTCAACATCCCCGTCTCGGCGCCCATGAATATAGCCCACCCAGTCGCAATAACGACCCCCATGCCTATGAATATGGGCGGTCCGCTCAACATCGCCATGAGGCCAGTGGATAGCATGTCTTTTCTGTCCCAAGTCTTGCCTTCTTCCCCAccctggtaa
- the vezf1a gene encoding vascular endothelial zinc finger 1 isoform X2 — MEPSWSTFLFQQANEALHHQHQVAQNSLLPLLNAGAEQVDQKPVLPIQIDQKPPTSAADLLKDNVASGGGGRPLVPVIKKEHKGKTPFVCGYCNKAFRDSYHLRRHESSHTGIKMVSRPKKTAQTAPTMVPMISTMPRENNGHPSYISTVAGILSTATTSVSSSIMTSSAMGNVPQQNIPKKPAKPVKKNHGCEMCGKAFRDVYHLNRHKLSHSDEKPFECPICQQRFKRKDRMTYHVRSHDGGVHKPYVCSVCGKGFSRPDHLSCHVKHVHSSERPFKCQVTACTSAFATKDRLRSHMIRHEGKVTCSICGKMLSAAYITSHLKTHGQTNFNSCNKGNEVCNSASATPVTVSAPITTAMNRGNINHPVTIAAQMNISTNTVNITSPVSLQHPVTITGPVNIASVNIPVSAPMNIAHPVAITTPMPMNMGGPLNIAMRPVDSMSFLSQVLPSSPPW, encoded by the exons ATGGAGCCGAGCTGGAGTACGTTTCTTTTTCAA CAGGCAAATGAAGCCCTCCACCACCAGCATCAGGTGGCCCAGAACAGCCTGCTGCCACTCCTTAATGCAGGAGCTGAACAAGTTGACCAGAAGCCTGTCCTGCCCATCCAAATAGACCAGAAGCCCCCCACCAGCGCCGCTGATCTCCTCAAAGACAATGTGGCCAGCGGAGGCGGCGGGCGGCCACTAGTGCCTGTCATAAAGAAGGAACACAAAGGCAAAACGCCTTTCGTCTGTGGCTACTGCAACAAGGCCTTCCGCGACAGCTACCACCTGCGACGCCATGAGTCCAGCCACACCGGTATTAAGATGGTGTCTCGGCCGAAGAAGACCGCCCAGACGGCCCCCACCATGGTACCCATGATCTCCACCATGCCGCGAGAGAACAACGGCCACCCTTCCTACATCTCCACGGTAGCGGGCATTCTCTCGACAGCGACCACCTCCGTTTCCTCGAGTATCATGACGTCGTCCGCGATGGGCAACGTGCCGCAGCAAAACATCCCCAAGAAACCCGCCAAACCCGTCAAGAAAAACCACGGTTGTGAGATGTGTGGCAAGGCCTTCCGCGACGTCTACCACCTGAACCGCCACAAGTTGTCCCATTCGGACGAGAAGCCCTTCGAGTGCCCCATCTGCCAGCAACGCTTTAAAAGGAAGGACAGGATGACCTACCATGTTCGCTCTCATGACGGGGGAGTCCACAAGCCCtatgtatgttctgtgtgtgggAAAGGCTTTTCCAG gCCAGACCACTTGAGCTGCCATGTGAAGCATGTGCATTCCTCAGAAAGGCCGTTTAAATGTCAAGTAACG GCCTGTACCTCTGCTTTCGCCACCAAAGACAGACTCCGTTCCCACATGATCAGGCATGAAGGCAAGGTCACTTGTAGCATCTGTGGGAAGATGCTGAGTGCAGCCTACATCACCAGCCATTTAAAGACTCACGGACAGACCAACTTTAACTCCTGTAACAAAG gtAACGAAGTCTGCAACTCTGCCTCAGCTACACCTGTGACCGTTTCTGCCCCCATCACCACGGCGATGAACCGGGGCAACATCAACCACCCTGTGACCATAGCCGCACAAATGAACATTAGCACCAACACAGTCAACATCACGTCTCCAGTCAGCCTCCAGCACCCGGTCACCATCACCGGGCCCGTCAACATTGCCTCCGTCAACATCCCCGTCTCGGCGCCCATGAATATAGCCCACCCAGTCGCAATAACGACCCCCATGCCTATGAATATGGGCGGTCCGCTCAACATCGCCATGAGGCCAGTGGATAGCATGTCTTTTCTGTCCCAAGTCTTGCCTTCTTCCCCAccctggtaa